The Stigmatella ashevillena genomic sequence GAGCTGGCCGCGACGAATGGCTCGGAGTTCCTGGCCGAGCGCATCTTCAGCGAGCTGAACAACTCGGTGTCCAGCGGCAAGGGCACGCGCCCCACCGGCGGCCCGGTCAACACCAACACCCCAGCCCAGCACATCCTGGAGGCGGCGGTGAAGGACGCCTTCAAGCAGCAGTTCAACGGCAAGCGTGAGCCCACCGCCAATGAGCTGGAGAAGTGGAGCGCCCGGGCCAAGGATCTGGCCTCGAAGAACGGCTCCGAGTTCCTGGCGGAGCGGATCTTCACCGAGCTGAACGCGGCGGTGTCCAAGAAGTAGCGCTCCCGCGCTCCGATGGAGGGCGCTGGCTGTCAGCCCTGCCAGGGCTCGCTCTGAATTACCCACAGGGGCGTGTCCCCACATTGGACGAGCAGGGCCGTGCCGTCGCGCATCAGGATCGTGCCAGGGGCTGCCCTCACCCCCTTCATCGCAGGGGTGAGGACCGTGCTCTGGACCTGCTGCCGCTGCCCCTCCAGGGTGGCGAGTGCGGCGAAGGGGTGGCCCTCCTGCCACGAGGCCATCCGGCAGGCCCTGACCCTCCGGTGGACGGCCAGGGCGGGCTGGCTCCAGTCGAGTTCCCGCTCGGCCGAGCCGAAATTGCCTGCGTAACCGGCGCCCAGCTCGGGTTGGGGCTCCCCCTGATCTCCCCAGGAGAGGCGGCTGAGCGCCTCGGGCAGCAGCCGCTCCCCCAAGGCCATCATCTTGTCCGTCAGCGATTCCGCCGTGTCCGCATCCTCGATGGGCTGCCCGCCCTGGGCGAGCAGGGGACCGGTGTCGAACTGCGCATCCATCCGGTGGAACGTCAGGCTCAGCTCCGGCTCGCCGTTCAGCAGCGTCCAGCCCAGGGGATTGGGGCCCCGGTAGCGCGGCAGCAGGCCGGGATGGGCGTTGATGGCCCCCTGGGGGGGCAGCGCCAGGGCCTCCGGGGGAATCCGCCAGGGGAAGAAGAAGCTCAGGAGGAGATCGGGCTGGACGGCCTTCAGCAAGGGGGCGATCCGATCGCGCCGACTGGGCAGGAGGATGTCAGCGGTGCTGGGGATGTGCTGGAGCACCTGGTGCATCATGGATCTGCCCAGGTCCGTCCGGGGCCGGGGGCCTCCGGGGCCGGTGGTCACCACCGCCGCCAGGGTGTGCCCCCTCGCCTGGAGCAGGTGGCTGATCGAGGCCACGACCAGGGGCGAGACGGTCAAGAGCGCAATGCGCCACCCGGAATATTGGATGTGTGCACCGTCGGAGGGAGGGGGAGCAGGCGTCATTCGGGTGTCCTACCACCGTGCTGGAGGGGCTCCCAGTGCCCAGGGGGCTTGGGCACAGGACCGGGCACGGACTAGGATGGCCCGCGCCGATGGCATCCAATCCGAACAGCTTTCTCTCCAAGTACTCCGACATCGTCCTCGCGCTGGTGGTGGTGGCCATCGTTGGGATGATGATCGTCCCGCTGCCCACCCTGCTCCTGGACGTGCTGCTGACGCTCAACATCAGCATCTCCGTGGTGCTGTTGCTCATCTCGCTCTATGTGCCGGGGGCGCTCCAGCTGTCGGTGTTCCCGACGCTGCTGCTCATCACCACGATGTTCCGGCTGTCGCTCACCATCTCCACGACACGGCTCATCCTGCTGACGGGAGATCCGGGAGAGGTGGTGGTGGCGTTCGGAAAGTTCGTGGTCCAGGGCAACTTCGTCGTCGGCGCCATCATCTTCGTCATCCTCACGGTGGTGAACTTCATCGTGATCTCCAAGGGCTCCGAGCGTGTGGCCGAAGTGGCCGCCCGCTTCACCCTCGACGCCATGCCCGGCAAGCAGATGTCCATCGACGCCGACCTGCGCGCCGGCTCGCTCGACATGGAGCAGGGCAAGAAGAAGCGCCGCGACCTGGAGCGCGAGAGTCAGCTGTTCGGCGCCATGGACGGCGCGATGAAGTTCGTCAAGGGCGACGCCATCGCCTCCATCATCATCACCGTCATCAACATCGTCGGTGGCCTCATCATCGGCGTGATGCAGAAGGGCATGGAGGTGGGCGCGGCGGCCCAGAAGTACTCGCTGCTGACCATCGGTGACGGTCTGGTGGGCATGATCCCCGCCATTCTCATCTCGACCTGCGCCGGTATCATCGTGACGCGCGTGGGCGGCGAGGAAGAGGGCAACCACCTGGGCAAGGACGTGGGCACGCAGCTCACCGCCTACCCCAAGGCCATTGGCATCGCGGGCGGCATGCTCTGCGTCCTGGCCATCATCCCCGGTCTGCCCACCATCCCCTTCCTGGCGCTGGGCGGCGCCGCGGGCTTCGGTGCCTGGAAGATGCTCAAGGGCAAGGAGGAGGCCGCCGTGGCGGAGGAGTCGGGTGGCCTGGTTCCCTCCGAGTCGCCCAATGGCACGCCGGCCTCCACCGAGCCTCCTCCCAAGGAGCAGCTCAACCCCGAGTCCGAGGTCTTCGTCCCCGTCGTCACCCCCATCGTGCTGGAGGTGTCCGATGCGCTGGTGTCCTTCGTGGACTCCCGGCAGGACAACGGACGGTTCCTCTTCGAGCTCATCCCGTTCATGCGAGACGGCCTCTTCGTGGAACTGGGCGTGCGCTTCCCAGGTGTGCGCGCCCGCGGCAACTCGAACCTTCCCCAGGGCGCCTACCAGATCCAGATCAACGAGGTGCCGGTCGTCACCGGCCAGACCACGATTGGTCACGTGCTGGTCAATGACACCGTGGACCGGCTGAAGTTGATGAACGTCACGGGCTTCGAGGCCATCAACCCGGCCACCCGCCAGCCCGCCGCCTGGGTCCCCGAGCAGTACCGGGAGACGCTCGAGGCCGCGGGGCTCACCACCTGGGACGTGCCCGGCTACATGATTCTCCACCTGGCCGCCATCCTGCGCCGCAACGCCCGCGAGTTCGTGGGCGTGCAGGAAGCCCAGACGATGCTGGACCAGTTGGAGAAGGCCTTCCC encodes the following:
- a CDS encoding methionyl-tRNA formyltransferase, which encodes MTPAPPPSDGAHIQYSGWRIALLTVSPLVVASISHLLQARGHTLAAVVTTGPGGPRPRTDLGRSMMHQVLQHIPSTADILLPSRRDRIAPLLKAVQPDLLLSFFFPWRIPPEALALPPQGAINAHPGLLPRYRGPNPLGWTLLNGEPELSLTFHRMDAQFDTGPLLAQGGQPIEDADTAESLTDKMMALGERLLPEALSRLSWGDQGEPQPELGAGYAGNFGSAERELDWSQPALAVHRRVRACRMASWQEGHPFAALATLEGQRQQVQSTVLTPAMKGVRAAPGTILMRDGTALLVQCGDTPLWVIQSEPWQG
- the sctV gene encoding type III secretion system export apparatus subunit SctV encodes the protein MASNPNSFLSKYSDIVLALVVVAIVGMMIVPLPTLLLDVLLTLNISISVVLLLISLYVPGALQLSVFPTLLLITTMFRLSLTISTTRLILLTGDPGEVVVAFGKFVVQGNFVVGAIIFVILTVVNFIVISKGSERVAEVAARFTLDAMPGKQMSIDADLRAGSLDMEQGKKKRRDLERESQLFGAMDGAMKFVKGDAIASIIITVINIVGGLIIGVMQKGMEVGAAAQKYSLLTIGDGLVGMIPAILISTCAGIIVTRVGGEEEGNHLGKDVGTQLTAYPKAIGIAGGMLCVLAIIPGLPTIPFLALGGAAGFGAWKMLKGKEEAAVAEESGGLVPSESPNGTPASTEPPPKEQLNPESEVFVPVVTPIVLEVSDALVSFVDSRQDNGRFLFELIPFMRDGLFVELGVRFPGVRARGNSNLPQGAYQIQINEVPVVTGQTTIGHVLVNDTVDRLKLMNVTGFEAINPATRQPAAWVPEQYRETLEAAGLTTWDVPGYMILHLAAILRRNAREFVGVQEAQTMLDQLEKAFPAIIKEVVPKVVNVLKLTDILQRLVEEEISVRDLRGVLQSLSEYGQVEADNVMLTEHVRSSLRRYISHKYARGTGTLVVYLLDPQIEEAIRGSIKRTSAGTHLALEPELAQEIVQAVKAECGHLPPSAQRPVILTAMDIRRYVRKLLEYEFNPPFSVLSYQELAPDLNIQPVARISTR